In one Sphingobium sp. MI1205 genomic region, the following are encoded:
- a CDS encoding DUF6551 family protein: MSRPATARLKVQPIRGLRPSLEFRPLHSLGIDPTYQRSIDVGGSQSLIRRIAMHWDWGLCQPLTVAKRDDGSLWVVDGQHRLAAARMRSDIYDLPCVVMPSQSADEEAATFVAMNQQRRPLSKLEIFRAALVAHDEEARTIDRALKDAGLGLATSTNPDSWKPGQVVNVGGLQWCLSQYGEHVLRRSCMVAAQAFADQVLRYFGTIFPGIAAAVARLPRPLADSDIAFLQAVLGGGTQADWVRDIQRVKADKPDLNMRAAAKQAIADALDEALADD; encoded by the coding sequence GTGAGCCGGCCCGCCACAGCCCGGCTGAAGGTGCAGCCGATCCGCGGGCTGCGGCCCAGCCTGGAATTCCGCCCGCTCCATTCGCTGGGTATCGACCCGACCTATCAGCGGTCGATCGATGTCGGCGGCAGCCAGTCGCTGATCCGGCGCATCGCCATGCATTGGGACTGGGGGCTGTGCCAGCCCCTGACCGTCGCCAAGCGGGATGACGGGTCGCTGTGGGTGGTGGATGGGCAGCACCGGCTGGCTGCGGCCCGGATGCGGAGCGACATCTATGACCTGCCCTGCGTCGTCATGCCGTCGCAGTCGGCCGACGAGGAAGCGGCGACCTTCGTCGCCATGAACCAGCAGCGGCGGCCGCTAAGCAAGCTGGAGATCTTCCGCGCCGCGCTGGTCGCGCATGATGAGGAGGCGCGCACGATCGACCGGGCGCTGAAGGATGCCGGGCTCGGCCTCGCGACCTCGACCAATCCCGACAGCTGGAAGCCGGGCCAGGTGGTGAATGTCGGCGGGCTGCAATGGTGTCTCAGCCAATATGGCGAGCATGTGCTGCGCCGGTCCTGCATGGTCGCCGCCCAGGCGTTCGCCGACCAGGTGCTGCGCTACTTCGGCACGATCTTTCCCGGCATCGCGGCGGCGGTCGCGCGGCTGCCCCGTCCGCTGGCCGACAGCGACATCGCCTTCCTGCAGGCGGTGCTGGGGGGGGGCACTCAGGCCGATTGGGTCCGCGACATCCAGCGGGTCAAGGCGGACAAGCCCGATCTGAACATGCGCGCCGCCGCCAAGCAGGCGATCGCTGACGCGCTCGACGAAGCTCTGGCGGACGACTGA
- the dnaN gene encoding DNA polymerase III subunit beta, with protein sequence MIQVNVKTLRGALKAINAVVEKRTTVSICATVLVRSTPGQMFLTGTGLDIMIEKTVDLEDAGANKAMSFCVDASTLASIAGKLPAEGVATIEGDGNTGITIKCGRARFKLPTLSADDFPVLVGGDWDAQWEQDGTQLVQMIESVRFAISTEETRYYLNGIYVHVPDGSECQFAAATDGHRLARFHCDAAEGAEEMPGIILPRKAVAALAQLLDEEGGKVDVAVSTSKFRFEIGTTVLTGKLIDGTFPDYTRVIPAANRLDCWFEPGPLAEAVERVLTISSDKSRSIAFTFDAKAITLEVVSPENGTASEEVPCEYEGDALRIGFNGGYLLDVLRHLKGGGDERARVKLADPAAPSLWQTSDNAARLYVLMPLRV encoded by the coding sequence ATGATCCAGGTCAACGTCAAGACGCTGCGCGGGGCGCTGAAGGCGATCAACGCCGTGGTGGAGAAACGCACGACCGTGTCGATCTGCGCGACCGTGCTGGTGCGCTCCACGCCGGGCCAGATGTTCCTGACCGGCACCGGCCTCGACATCATGATCGAGAAGACGGTCGACCTTGAGGATGCGGGCGCGAACAAGGCCATGTCCTTCTGCGTCGACGCCTCGACCCTGGCGTCGATCGCGGGCAAGCTGCCGGCGGAGGGCGTCGCGACGATCGAAGGCGACGGCAACACCGGCATCACGATCAAGTGCGGTCGCGCCCGGTTCAAGCTGCCGACGCTGTCGGCCGACGACTTCCCGGTACTCGTCGGTGGCGACTGGGACGCCCAGTGGGAACAGGACGGCACCCAACTGGTGCAGATGATCGAGAGCGTGCGCTTCGCCATCTCGACCGAGGAAACCCGCTATTATCTGAACGGCATCTATGTCCATGTGCCGGATGGCTCGGAATGTCAGTTCGCTGCGGCAACAGACGGCCATCGTCTCGCGCGCTTCCATTGCGATGCGGCGGAGGGTGCGGAGGAAATGCCGGGCATCATCCTGCCGCGCAAGGCGGTCGCCGCGCTCGCCCAGCTGCTGGACGAAGAGGGCGGCAAGGTCGATGTCGCGGTGAGCACGTCGAAATTCCGCTTCGAGATCGGAACGACTGTGCTGACGGGCAAGCTGATCGACGGCACCTTCCCCGATTACACCCGCGTCATTCCTGCCGCCAACCGGCTCGACTGCTGGTTCGAGCCCGGCCCGCTGGCCGAGGCGGTGGAGCGGGTGCTGACGATCAGCAGCGACAAGTCGCGGTCGATCGCGTTCACCTTCGACGCCAAGGCGATCACGCTGGAGGTCGTCAGCCCGGAAAACGGCACGGCGAGCGAGGAAGTGCCCTGCGAATATGAGGGCGACGCGCTGCGGATCGGCTTCAATGGCGGCTATCTGCTCGACGTGCTGCGGCACCTGAAGGGCGGCGGCGACGAGCGCGCGCGTGTGAAGCTGGCCGATCCTGCCGCGCCGTCGCTCTGGCAGACCAGCGACAATGCCGCCCGCCTCTATGTCCTGATGCCGTTGAGGGTGTGA